A portion of the Rhodopseudomonas sp. BAL398 genome contains these proteins:
- a CDS encoding P63C domain-containing protein — MGRALGLSSRGNALPRFLSNQVMIEAVGAEVKGKIENPLKFQWADLGAGTPPVTVHGFESSLLIDICNAIIASEKQLGDRYANIARQAHIIVGASARLGIRDLVYALAGYNPTTEEVIAAFKLYVAEEARKYEPEFPSELYVQWHRLYNLAVPDRGRPWYFKFLTVDHVYWPLASSSGHILELTRAQKAARNERSKKLHQFLSEVGVKALRQHLGQLLGIAQVSADRAEYEKHVRRIFGTQHEMDI; from the coding sequence ATGGGCCGCGCGCTTGGCCTGTCGTCACGCGGCAATGCCTTGCCTCGGTTTTTGTCCAACCAGGTAATGATCGAAGCCGTCGGCGCCGAAGTTAAGGGAAAAATCGAAAATCCTCTTAAATTTCAATGGGCCGACCTCGGCGCCGGCACGCCCCCTGTAACGGTCCACGGCTTCGAATCTTCCCTCTTGATCGACATCTGCAATGCAATCATTGCATCCGAAAAACAGCTCGGGGATCGCTACGCTAACATTGCTCGGCAAGCCCATATCATCGTGGGTGCTTCGGCACGCCTCGGCATCCGAGACCTTGTTTATGCTCTTGCCGGGTACAACCCCACCACTGAAGAAGTTATTGCTGCGTTCAAGCTATACGTGGCAGAGGAAGCAAGAAAATATGAGCCTGAATTTCCAAGCGAACTATACGTCCAGTGGCACCGTCTCTATAACCTTGCGGTGCCAGATCGCGGCAGACCATGGTATTTCAAATTTCTGACCGTCGACCACGTCTACTGGCCTTTGGCCTCAAGTAGCGGCCACATCCTCGAACTAACGCGTGCGCAAAAGGCCGCGCGGAACGAGCGCAGTAAGAAACTCCACCAATTCCTATCAGAGGTAGGCGTAAAAGCTTTGCGTCAGCACCTTGGTCAGTTGCTGGGCATAGCCCAAGTGTCCGCTGATAGGGCAGAATACGAGAAGCACGTTCGCAGGATATTCGGCACTCAGCATGAAATGGATATCTAG
- a CDS encoding DUF6894 family protein, with product MPLYFFTVSNADRTNTDHDGIDLPDLESAWIEATKSTGELLREINHAVAPGAVLRMDVTDDTRKPLLSLRVIAEQHE from the coding sequence ATGCCACTTTATTTTTTCACCGTCAGCAACGCCGATCGCACCAACACCGACCATGACGGCATCGATCTGCCGGATCTCGAGTCCGCCTGGATCGAGGCCACCAAATCGACCGGCGAATTGCTGCGCGAGATCAACCACGCGGTTGCCCCCGGCGCCGTGCTGCGCATGGATGTCACGGACGACACCCGCAAGCCGCTGCTGAGCCTTCGGGTCATCGCCGAACAGCACGAATAA